The Nonlabens spongiae genome contains a region encoding:
- the lptB gene encoding LPS export ABC transporter ATP-binding protein, translated as MQKKKLRAEELKKSYKGRPVVKGVSLEVHQGEIVGLLGPNGAGKTTTFYMMVGLIKPTDGDVWLEGKKITKYPMYKRAQNGIGYLAQEASIFRKLTVEENILGVLQLTDLPKKEQKERCEQLLEEFSLTDRRNRNGDLLSGGERRRTEIARALATDPTFILLDEPFAGVDPVAVEDIQRIVAQLTKKNIGILITDHNVQETLAITDRTYLMFEGNILRQGQPEELAEDEVVRRVYLGQNFELRKKKIFE; from the coding sequence ATGCAGAAAAAGAAGCTAAGGGCCGAAGAGCTCAAAAAGTCCTATAAAGGAAGACCGGTGGTAAAAGGCGTTTCACTTGAAGTTCATCAAGGTGAGATCGTGGGATTGCTGGGACCTAACGGTGCTGGAAAAACCACCACGTTTTATATGATGGTAGGTCTCATCAAGCCTACAGATGGTGATGTATGGTTGGAAGGCAAAAAAATCACCAAGTACCCCATGTACAAACGTGCGCAAAACGGTATAGGGTATCTTGCACAAGAAGCTTCTATTTTCAGAAAACTGACCGTCGAGGAAAATATCTTAGGAGTTTTACAACTTACCGATCTTCCAAAAAAAGAACAAAAAGAGCGCTGTGAGCAATTGCTGGAAGAATTTAGTTTAACAGACCGCCGCAATAGAAATGGAGATCTATTGAGCGGTGGAGAACGCCGCCGTACTGAAATCGCTCGCGCATTAGCGACTGATCCTACATTCATTCTTCTCGACGAACCTTTTGCGGGTGTCGATCCCGTGGCGGTAGAAGATATTCAGCGTATCGTAGCACAACTCACTAAGAAAAACATTGGAATCTTGATCACTGACCACAACGTTCAAGAAACACTAGCCATCACCGACCGCACCTACCTTATGTTTGAAGGGAACATCTTGAGACAGGGACAACCCGAGGAACTCGCCGAAGACGAAGTAGTACGTAGAGTGTATTTAGGTCAGAATTTTGAATTGAGGAAGAAGAAGATTTTTGAGTGA
- a CDS encoding ATP-binding protein, with amino-acid sequence MSNTAIESLREALKVSPDNIPLRLHLAKTLQQHQLLEEAQEEYEIVLQYNQSLEARQGLAIIAYKLTNYSKAIVILENLLDEGNNDLDTHLFYTRSLLKSGDDAQAMEAYKTLLEHHPDFSEKELDEKFRMAAPDGNADFLFDDDDEEYFDDYEETDVFIEKPEMDFSHVGGMDEVKKEIDLKIVQPLLHPEIYKAYGKKIGGGILLYGPPGCGKTYIARATAGQINAKFISVSLNDILDMWIGSSEKNLHHIFETARDNTPCVLFIDEIDALGASRSDMKQSAGKNIINQFLQELDGINQNNEGLLILGATNMPWHLDTAFRRPGRFDRILFVPPPDTAAREAIFDLKLKEKPTDAIDSKQLAKKSPEYSGADIEAAIDIAVESKLEEAINSGVPQSLKTKDILKAIKKHKPSTKEWFVTAKNFALYANESGLYDNILEYLKIKK; translated from the coding sequence ATGAGCAATACTGCCATTGAAAGCTTGCGGGAAGCGTTAAAAGTTTCTCCAGATAACATACCCCTGAGATTACACCTTGCCAAAACCCTGCAACAACACCAACTGCTGGAAGAGGCGCAGGAAGAATATGAAATAGTTCTCCAGTACAATCAGAGCCTAGAAGCGCGACAGGGTCTTGCCATCATTGCGTATAAACTTACCAATTACTCAAAAGCCATCGTGATTCTTGAAAATCTGCTCGATGAAGGAAATAACGATCTAGACACCCATTTATTCTACACGCGATCCCTCTTAAAAAGCGGTGACGATGCACAGGCGATGGAAGCTTATAAGACTTTGTTGGAACATCATCCGGATTTTAGCGAGAAAGAGCTGGACGAGAAATTTAGAATGGCCGCGCCAGATGGTAATGCAGACTTTCTCTTTGACGATGATGATGAGGAGTACTTTGATGACTATGAGGAAACCGATGTCTTTATTGAGAAACCCGAGATGGATTTCTCACACGTAGGTGGAATGGATGAGGTCAAGAAAGAGATTGATCTCAAGATTGTCCAGCCGTTACTTCATCCAGAAATCTACAAAGCCTACGGTAAGAAGATAGGTGGTGGCATCTTGCTTTACGGCCCGCCGGGCTGTGGAAAAACCTACATCGCTCGAGCAACAGCTGGGCAGATCAATGCAAAATTTATCTCAGTCTCTCTAAATGACATACTCGATATGTGGATCGGGAGTTCTGAGAAAAATCTGCACCATATTTTTGAGACTGCTCGCGACAACACGCCTTGTGTTCTTTTTATCGACGAGATTGATGCTCTGGGAGCCAGCCGCAGCGATATGAAACAGAGTGCGGGAAAGAATATCATCAATCAGTTTTTGCAAGAGCTGGACGGCATCAATCAGAACAATGAAGGTTTGTTGATTCTGGGTGCGACTAATATGCCATGGCATCTCGATACCGCATTCAGAAGACCGGGAAGATTTGACCGCATCTTATTTGTCCCACCGCCCGATACAGCCGCTAGAGAAGCTATTTTTGATCTGAAACTCAAAGAAAAACCTACCGACGCTATCGACAGTAAGCAACTGGCCAAAAAATCCCCTGAATACTCAGGAGCAGATATTGAGGCAGCTATCGACATAGCCGTGGAGTCAAAACTTGAAGAAGCGATCAACTCAGGCGTGCCGCAATCGCTTAAAACAAAAGATATTCTCAAAGCGATTAAGAAACACAAGCCCAGCACCAAGGAGTGGTTTGTCACAGCAAAGAACTTCGCGCTTTATGCTAATGAATCTGGACTTTACGACAACATTTTGGAGTATTTGAAAATCAAGAAATAA
- a CDS encoding tetratricopeptide repeat protein, whose protein sequence is MSSIDVFYDRALLLYQQDRYEQSLEHLGQALSQDPNSIACLHLMAEVQLAMDRPKDANQSIDSAIGLAPDIDVLYSTKAKIMIDVNRYDEAESLLKQAIELNPANPYNISLLAQISLSRKRYKEAEELSDRALALDPENLLALNTKSTAQLKQNKRQEAEETMRGALGENPENSYTHATYGWNRLESGDHKTALSHFREALRYNPNNEYAQAGMMQALQARYFVYRWFLRYQFWIGNMAAKYQWGFIIGFYLLTRVIDWVSQHVPFLEPILTPLVILMGLVALSTWLIGPVSQLLFRFNPFAEHLLSPEEKRSVWFTGVLLLLMVMSFVAFFVTASYLFIAIAGYCLILIIPWSHFYLPTKPKYMMPLASFLMTAVAILAIYETIQSRELLNTFATSFLIAFVGFQFLVNAVMIKRDNI, encoded by the coding sequence ATGTCTTCAATTGATGTGTTTTACGATCGAGCGTTGTTGCTTTACCAGCAAGATAGGTACGAGCAATCCTTAGAGCATTTGGGTCAAGCCTTGAGTCAAGATCCCAATAGTATTGCTTGCCTGCACCTCATGGCAGAAGTCCAACTCGCCATGGACCGACCCAAGGATGCTAATCAGTCCATCGACAGCGCGATAGGACTTGCACCTGATATCGATGTGTTGTATAGCACTAAGGCTAAAATCATGATCGATGTGAATCGTTATGACGAGGCAGAATCCTTGTTAAAACAAGCGATTGAACTCAATCCCGCAAATCCCTATAATATCTCGTTGCTGGCTCAGATCTCGCTTTCGCGAAAGCGGTATAAAGAAGCAGAAGAACTCTCTGATCGAGCACTTGCCCTGGATCCCGAAAATCTGCTTGCGCTTAATACCAAAAGTACGGCTCAGCTTAAACAAAACAAGAGACAAGAGGCGGAGGAAACCATGCGTGGGGCGCTGGGGGAGAACCCTGAGAATTCATACACCCACGCGACTTACGGCTGGAACAGGCTGGAGAGTGGGGATCACAAAACGGCTTTGTCGCATTTTAGAGAGGCGTTGCGCTACAATCCTAACAATGAGTATGCGCAGGCGGGAATGATGCAAGCTTTGCAGGCGCGGTATTTTGTCTATCGCTGGTTTTTGAGGTATCAATTCTGGATCGGGAATATGGCGGCAAAATACCAATGGGGATTCATCATAGGTTTTTACTTGCTGACCCGAGTGATCGATTGGGTGTCGCAGCATGTCCCTTTTTTAGAACCCATTTTGACTCCGTTGGTGATTTTAATGGGACTCGTTGCTTTGAGTACTTGGCTCATAGGGCCGGTTTCTCAATTGCTCTTCAGGTTCAATCCTTTTGCTGAACATTTACTGTCGCCCGAGGAAAAGCGTTCGGTTTGGTTTACGGGTGTCTTGTTGCTGTTGATGGTAATGAGTTTTGTAGCCTTTTTTGTGACGGCCTCCTATTTATTTATAGCTATTGCTGGTTATTGCTTGATATTGATCATCCCATGGAGTCATTTTTACCTCCCGACCAAGCCAAAATATATGATGCCCTTAGCGAGTTTTTTGATGACGGCTGTGGCGATTCTGGCCATTTATGAAACGATTCAGAGCAGGGAATTGCTTAATACTTTTGCTACCTCGTTTTTAATTGCGTTTGTAGGTTTTCAGTTTCTGGTTAATGCGGTGATGATAAAGCGGGATAATATTTAA
- a CDS encoding Lacal_2735 family protein has product MFGLFKKKSQLEKLQAQYAKVMADYHRLSTTDRTASDAAYAKAEKLGNEIDALAAAK; this is encoded by the coding sequence ATGTTCGGATTATTCAAAAAGAAAAGTCAGTTGGAGAAGTTACAGGCTCAATATGCAAAGGTAATGGCTGACTATCATAGACTTTCAACAACTGATCGTACCGCAAGTGATGCGGCCTATGCAAAAGCAGAAAAGCTAGGCAACGAGATTGACGCCCTAGCAGCTGCTAAGTAG
- a CDS encoding ABC transporter ATP-binding protein translates to MNQENVIEVRNIVRNFKLGQETVKVLKGIDLDIKKGDYVAFMGPSGSGKSTFMNLLGCLDTPTSGSYKLNGIDVSSLSDDELAEIRNKEIGFVFQTFNLLPRTTALDNVALPMVYAGKSKKDRVARASEVLKSVGLEDRMDHQPNQLSGGQRQRVAVGRALVNEPSIILADEPTGNLDSKTGVEIMALFDKIHAAGNTVILVTHEEDIAEHAHRVIRLRDGIIESDTRNKPEMAATY, encoded by the coding sequence ATGAATCAGGAGAATGTCATCGAGGTACGCAATATCGTGCGTAATTTTAAACTAGGTCAGGAAACGGTAAAGGTGCTCAAGGGCATCGACTTGGACATTAAAAAAGGGGACTACGTAGCATTCATGGGACCATCAGGGAGTGGTAAATCTACCTTCATGAACTTATTGGGTTGTCTGGATACTCCTACTTCAGGTAGCTACAAATTGAACGGTATCGATGTCTCCAGTTTGAGCGACGATGAACTTGCCGAAATACGTAATAAAGAAATAGGTTTTGTATTTCAGACTTTCAACCTATTGCCGAGAACGACTGCTTTGGATAATGTGGCTCTACCGATGGTCTATGCTGGAAAATCCAAAAAAGATCGCGTAGCTAGAGCTTCTGAAGTTTTAAAGAGCGTGGGACTGGAAGACCGTATGGACCACCAGCCCAACCAGCTCTCAGGTGGTCAGCGGCAACGTGTAGCGGTAGGTCGAGCCCTTGTAAATGAACCATCCATCATTCTCGCCGACGAACCTACGGGTAACCTAGACTCAAAAACAGGCGTTGAAATTATGGCGCTATTTGATAAAATTCATGCGGCTGGAAATACCGTGATTCTGGTAACGCACGAAGAGGACATCGCAGAACATGCCCACCGTGTGATAAGACTGCGAGATGGGATTATAGAAAGTGACACGCGCAATAAACCTGAAATGGCAGCAACTTACTAG
- a CDS encoding O-methyltransferase, whose product MHGIHSPFVFQFEKKCLRDSTYYEDYELMSRFRESVKNNNTLLHIEDHGAGSRVFKSNDREVRKILQHNSSSAKMSKLLYRVARNFEVKRVLELGTSLGMATHAFSLANEVVQVSSVEASKEVADFTRNNLLSHSINNVDIIQGTFSNFLDVKLKSKPHGTYDLIYMDGHHDGDATLKYFNKLLPYTHLDTVVILDDIYWSRDMYVAWRKLTKHDRVTAAIDIYDLGFLFFRKEQRQQLFHVLV is encoded by the coding sequence TTGCATGGAATCCACTCTCCTTTTGTATTCCAATTTGAGAAAAAATGCCTGAGAGACAGCACATACTATGAAGATTATGAGTTGATGTCCCGCTTTCGCGAAAGCGTAAAAAACAACAACACCCTTCTCCACATTGAAGATCACGGTGCGGGAAGTAGGGTATTTAAATCCAACGATCGAGAGGTACGGAAAATCTTGCAGCACAACAGTTCCAGCGCAAAAATGTCTAAACTCCTCTACCGAGTGGCGCGTAACTTTGAAGTCAAGCGCGTTCTGGAATTGGGTACGAGTCTGGGGATGGCAACACATGCATTTTCACTAGCTAACGAGGTAGTTCAAGTCAGCAGCGTCGAGGCTTCAAAAGAAGTTGCTGATTTCACTAGGAACAATTTGTTGTCGCACAGCATTAATAACGTTGATATCATTCAAGGTACTTTCAGTAATTTTTTAGATGTTAAACTTAAAAGCAAACCTCACGGCACATACGATTTGATTTATATGGATGGGCATCATGATGGCGATGCAACGCTCAAATACTTCAATAAACTCCTACCCTACACCCATCTCGACACCGTTGTTATTCTAGATGATATTTACTGGTCGCGTGACATGTATGTTGCTTGGCGCAAATTAACTAAACACGATCGCGTCACGGCGGCAATTGATATTTATGATCTAGGATTTTTGTTTTTTAGGAAAGAGCAACGCCAGCAGTTATTTCATGTACTGGTGTAA
- a CDS encoding ABC-F family ATP-binding cassette domain-containing protein, giving the protein MNYLTVENVSRSFGEKYLFQNISLGINQGQKIGFVAKNGSGKTSLLHIITGKEQPDDGKVSYRNDLRMAYLSQEPDLGPELTVEQAILESDIPTLLLINEYEKAIKNPDDSEALQAALDKMDAANAWDFETKYKQILSKLRIDDLSVKIKKLSGGQKKRVAMAIALLSDPQLLIMDEPTNHLDLEMIEWLESYFKQEDYTILMVTHDRYFLDRVCNEIIELDNGNLYSYKGNYSYYVEKKEERLLLEQTTQEKAQQLYKKELSWMRRQPKARTTKSKSRIDDFYQIKEAAMNRRKDHKVELEINMERLGTKVVELHKISKSFGVKKLFENFSYNFLRGERVGIIGKNGTGKSTFLNLLTGNLPPDNGKVVVGETVSIGYYTQQGIDIQPGQKVIDVIKASGEYIPLNKGKIISASQLLERFLFDNKKKHDYVEKLSGGERKRLYLCTILIQNPNFLILDEPTNDLDIPTLNVLENFLMDFPGCIIVVSHDRYFMDKIVDHLFIFNTSGTITDFPGNYSDFRAYVGSTDISLEKDEKSIPAKKEFEPPKSISQKTATGPTRDQQKQLSRLENKMKKLEEEKDALQKSFLDPEISTQQMTENSVKLEKVKESLEEVEMEWLELSETIGV; this is encoded by the coding sequence ATGAACTACCTCACCGTCGAAAACGTCTCGCGCAGTTTCGGAGAAAAATATCTTTTTCAAAATATATCCCTCGGAATCAATCAAGGCCAGAAAATCGGTTTTGTGGCTAAAAATGGTTCTGGGAAGACTTCTTTATTGCACATAATAACTGGAAAAGAACAACCCGACGACGGTAAGGTGAGCTACCGTAATGATCTGCGCATGGCTTATTTGAGTCAAGAACCAGATCTAGGTCCAGAATTAACTGTTGAACAAGCTATTCTGGAAAGCGATATCCCCACACTTCTTCTTATTAATGAGTACGAGAAGGCGATCAAAAATCCAGATGATTCAGAAGCGCTTCAAGCAGCCTTAGATAAAATGGATGCTGCAAACGCATGGGATTTTGAGACCAAATACAAACAAATACTTTCCAAACTTAGGATTGATGACCTCAGCGTAAAAATCAAAAAACTAAGCGGTGGTCAAAAGAAAAGAGTCGCAATGGCAATCGCACTGCTATCTGATCCTCAGTTGCTCATCATGGATGAGCCTACTAACCACCTAGACCTTGAAATGATCGAGTGGCTGGAAAGCTATTTCAAGCAAGAAGATTACACCATTCTTATGGTAACGCACGATCGCTACTTCCTAGATCGGGTCTGTAATGAAATTATTGAGTTGGACAACGGGAATCTATACAGCTATAAAGGAAATTACTCTTACTACGTAGAGAAAAAAGAGGAACGCTTGCTCCTTGAACAGACAACTCAAGAGAAAGCCCAACAACTTTACAAAAAGGAGCTTTCATGGATGCGCAGACAACCTAAAGCGCGAACCACTAAATCCAAATCCCGTATAGACGATTTTTATCAAATTAAGGAGGCAGCCATGAACCGCCGCAAAGATCACAAGGTTGAGCTGGAAATCAACATGGAGCGTTTAGGCACAAAGGTCGTAGAGCTGCACAAGATCAGTAAGTCCTTTGGTGTTAAAAAGCTCTTCGAGAACTTCTCCTATAATTTTTTAAGGGGAGAACGAGTAGGAATTATAGGTAAGAACGGGACTGGAAAATCCACATTTCTGAATCTACTGACTGGCAACCTGCCGCCTGATAATGGTAAAGTAGTCGTAGGTGAAACCGTAAGCATAGGGTATTATACCCAGCAGGGAATTGATATTCAGCCAGGACAGAAAGTCATTGATGTGATCAAGGCTTCTGGAGAATACATTCCTTTAAACAAAGGAAAGATCATAAGTGCCAGCCAGCTTCTAGAGCGTTTTCTCTTCGACAACAAAAAGAAACACGATTATGTAGAGAAATTGAGCGGTGGCGAGCGCAAACGACTTTATCTATGTACCATACTCATCCAGAATCCTAATTTCCTGATACTCGATGAGCCTACTAATGATCTAGATATTCCCACACTCAATGTGCTGGAGAATTTTTTGATGGATTTCCCAGGCTGTATCATCGTTGTGAGCCACGACCGGTACTTTATGGATAAAATCGTGGACCACCTGTTTATATTCAACACTTCGGGTACCATTACAGATTTCCCTGGCAATTACAGCGATTTCAGGGCTTACGTAGGCTCCACCGATATTTCTCTTGAGAAAGATGAGAAATCAATTCCTGCAAAAAAAGAATTTGAGCCGCCAAAATCTATTTCACAAAAAACCGCTACCGGTCCCACTCGAGATCAGCAGAAGCAACTCTCCCGACTAGAGAACAAGATGAAGAAGCTGGAAGAGGAAAAGGATGCACTTCAGAAGAGTTTTCTCGATCCAGAGATCAGCACGCAGCAAATGACAGAGAACTCCGTCAAGCTGGAAAAAGTGAAGGAGTCGCTTGAAGAGGTTGAGATGGAGTGGTTGGAACTTAGTGAAACCATAGGCGTTTAA
- the cysQ gene encoding 3'(2'),5'-bisphosphate nucleotidase CysQ, giving the protein MISDFKPLVLETAIKAGAEIMAIYDKNEPIIDKKADDSPLTQADLNSNAVIVQALEQTAIPVISEEIKNSDYKARKDWSKCWIVDPMDGTKEFVNRNGEFTVNIALLENGVLTMGVIYAPVLEVLYFTGEGMNQAYKCKVDHKNPFDYQDIRSRSEKLVPKKDENRLKVVASKSHLNQETKDYIAELSQNDKRELETVSVGSSLKFCLVAEGTAEVYSRFGPTMEWDTAAGQAICEAAGLKVVSHEKNLPLRYNKEDLYNPFFIVH; this is encoded by the coding sequence ATGATCTCTGATTTCAAGCCTTTGGTACTAGAAACAGCCATAAAAGCTGGAGCAGAAATAATGGCTATCTACGATAAGAACGAGCCTATTATAGATAAAAAAGCAGATGATTCGCCACTCACTCAAGCTGATTTAAATTCCAATGCGGTAATTGTACAGGCTTTAGAGCAAACGGCAATTCCAGTAATCAGTGAAGAGATCAAAAACTCTGATTATAAAGCCAGAAAGGACTGGTCTAAGTGTTGGATCGTAGATCCTATGGATGGTACTAAGGAGTTTGTTAATAGAAACGGAGAGTTTACCGTGAACATCGCTCTCCTAGAAAACGGTGTATTGACCATGGGAGTGATTTATGCTCCAGTCCTTGAAGTTCTTTATTTCACAGGGGAAGGAATGAATCAAGCTTATAAATGCAAAGTTGATCACAAAAACCCTTTTGATTATCAAGACATAAGAAGTCGCTCCGAAAAGTTAGTGCCCAAAAAAGATGAGAATCGTTTAAAGGTGGTTGCCAGTAAGTCACATCTTAATCAAGAAACCAAAGATTATATAGCAGAGCTTTCTCAAAATGACAAGCGTGAGCTAGAAACAGTGTCTGTGGGGAGCTCGCTTAAGTTTTGTCTTGTTGCAGAAGGTACTGCAGAAGTGTACTCTAGGTTTGGTCCAACCATGGAGTGGGACACAGCAGCTGGGCAAGCGATTTGTGAAGCAGCAGGACTGAAAGTTGTTTCCCATGAAAAAAATCTACCTTTGCGCTACAATAAGGAGGATTTATACAATCCGTTTTTCATCGTTCACTAA
- a CDS encoding DUF2061 domain-containing protein, which yields MGVARKRHIAKTITWRIIASVTTFLLAYFFFNEDPDAISKASGVAIAESLIKMLLYYYHERFWYKSNFGLDKEDRDSVND from the coding sequence ATGGGAGTAGCAAGAAAGAGGCATATTGCCAAAACCATAACTTGGCGCATTATCGCCAGTGTTACCACATTTTTATTAGCCTATTTCTTTTTCAATGAAGATCCTGATGCTATTTCAAAAGCTTCAGGGGTTGCGATAGCAGAATCTCTGATAAAAATGTTACTGTATTATTATCATGAGCGATTTTGGTACAAATCAAATTTTGGTTTAGATAAAGAAGATAGAGATTCGGTAAATGATTAA
- the cysC gene encoding adenylyl-sulfate kinase: MINKENLHATDYSEQEQLRAVLKNQKPIVFWFTGFSGSGKSTIAKAAESKLQSQGYHTFVLDGDNVRMGLNKGLGFDQEGRRENLRRVAEVAKLMTEAGLVVLATFVSPMIEQRNMVKEIVGASRFREIFINTPLEECESRDVKGLYKKARAGEIPNFTGIGSEYQAPSNPEIEIKTKDQTVEESVDELIEKLIPLISNG, from the coding sequence ATGATTAATAAAGAAAATCTTCACGCAACAGATTATTCTGAGCAAGAACAGCTTCGGGCCGTTTTAAAAAATCAAAAACCTATAGTGTTTTGGTTTACCGGCTTCTCTGGATCTGGGAAGTCGACTATTGCAAAAGCTGCTGAAAGCAAGCTGCAATCACAAGGTTATCACACGTTTGTATTGGATGGTGATAATGTTAGGATGGGACTTAATAAAGGACTGGGTTTTGATCAGGAAGGGCGTCGGGAAAACTTAAGAAGAGTTGCTGAGGTTGCTAAACTGATGACAGAAGCGGGACTTGTCGTTTTGGCTACATTTGTATCTCCCATGATTGAGCAGAGAAATATGGTGAAGGAAATTGTAGGAGCGTCTCGCTTTCGCGAAATTTTCATTAATACGCCACTTGAGGAATGTGAAAGTAGGGATGTCAAGGGTTTGTATAAAAAAGCAAGAGCAGGAGAAATACCTAATTTTACTGGAATAGGTTCTGAATATCAAGCGCCTTCTAATCCCGAAATTGAAATAAAGACCAAAGATCAGACTGTGGAAGAATCAGTCGATGAATTAATCGAAAAATTAATACCATTGATAAGTAATGGATAA
- the cysD gene encoding sulfate adenylyltransferase subunit CysD, with amino-acid sequence MDKYYLDYLSELEAEAIYVIREVWAQFNKPVILFSGGKDSILVTHLAKKAFYPAKIPFALMHVDTGHNFPETIAFRDEIAKKLEVELIVAKVQDSIDKGRVAEEKGKNATRNALQITTLLDAIEEHKIDCALGGARRDEEKARAKERFFSHRDDFGQWDPKNQRPELWNLLNGNHFEGEHFRAFPISNWTELDVWNYICRENIEIPSLYLAHERKMVWRNDTWLPYSEYLQDVNDEDIVTKRVRFRTLGDITITGAIESDCDTTEKIAMEVASMKMTERGNRSDDKRSESAMEDRKKQGYF; translated from the coding sequence ATGGATAAGTACTATTTAGATTATTTAAGCGAGCTTGAAGCCGAGGCGATTTACGTGATACGTGAAGTCTGGGCTCAATTTAATAAACCTGTTATTTTATTTAGCGGAGGTAAGGATAGCATCCTTGTTACTCATTTGGCTAAAAAAGCATTCTACCCTGCTAAGATACCATTTGCCTTAATGCACGTGGACACAGGGCATAACTTCCCTGAAACAATAGCATTTAGAGATGAAATCGCTAAAAAACTTGAGGTAGAACTAATTGTTGCAAAGGTTCAAGACAGTATTGATAAAGGTCGTGTAGCTGAGGAGAAAGGTAAAAATGCGACACGTAATGCCCTACAAATTACTACTCTGCTGGATGCCATTGAAGAACATAAGATCGATTGTGCATTAGGAGGTGCACGACGTGATGAGGAAAAAGCAAGAGCTAAAGAAAGATTTTTTTCTCACAGGGATGATTTTGGTCAGTGGGATCCAAAAAATCAAAGACCTGAGTTGTGGAACTTGTTAAATGGTAATCACTTTGAGGGGGAGCATTTCAGAGCTTTTCCTATTAGTAACTGGACTGAACTCGATGTGTGGAACTACATATGTCGTGAGAATATTGAAATACCTAGCCTATATCTAGCCCATGAACGTAAAATGGTCTGGCGTAACGATACTTGGTTGCCGTACTCTGAATACCTGCAAGACGTTAATGATGAGGATATAGTGACTAAACGAGTTCGTTTTAGAACTTTAGGAGATATTACTATTACTGGTGCGATAGAATCTGATTGTGATACTACGGAGAAAATCGCTATGGAGGTCGCGTCTATGAAAATGACTGAGCGTGGTAATAGAAGTGATGACAAGCGTTCAGAAAGTGCAATGGAGGATAGAAAAAAACAAGGTTACTTTTAA